A genomic stretch from Shewanella woodyi ATCC 51908 includes:
- the accC gene encoding acetyl-CoA carboxylase biotin carboxylase subunit, producing MKPEPLKRVLIANRGEIALRVQRACSQLGIETVAVHSTADRDQLHLRHASNTICIGKPAPIDSYLNIPAIISAAAQAKADAIHPGYGFLSENADFAEQVQRSGFTFIGPNADVIRKMGDKVSAISAMKKVGVPTVPGSDGVLTQDNKLNQQIAEKIGYPIIVKATAGGGGKGMRVVHHSDELIQAIELTQAEAKAAFANGDLYMEKYLQHPRHIEIQVLSDGQGNAIHLGERDCSMQRRHQKVLEEAPALEIDSATRSKIGKLCANACIEIGYRGAGTFEFLFEAGEFYFIEMNTRIQVEHPITEMITGIDLIHAQLEIASGRALTIKQQDIQLNGHSIECRINAEDPHTFTPSPGTITGFHAPGGIGVRWDSHLYSGYTVPPYYDSMIGKLITWGTTRDQAIARMQTALDELTIEGISTNQALLQQILKDRGFREGGQSIHYLEKQVLEKK from the coding sequence ATGAAGCCAGAGCCTCTGAAACGTGTATTGATTGCCAACCGTGGTGAGATAGCCCTAAGAGTTCAGCGCGCCTGCTCGCAATTAGGGATTGAAACCGTTGCAGTGCACTCCACCGCCGACAGAGACCAGCTTCATCTAAGACATGCAAGTAACACCATCTGTATTGGTAAGCCTGCCCCTATTGATAGTTACCTCAATATACCGGCGATAATCTCCGCAGCCGCTCAAGCCAAGGCCGATGCTATCCATCCTGGCTATGGTTTTTTATCTGAAAATGCAGATTTTGCCGAGCAGGTTCAGCGCAGTGGCTTCACCTTTATCGGCCCCAATGCCGATGTGATACGAAAAATGGGGGACAAGGTCTCTGCTATTAGCGCAATGAAAAAAGTGGGCGTGCCGACAGTACCGGGCTCTGATGGCGTATTGACTCAAGATAATAAGCTTAATCAACAGATTGCTGAGAAAATAGGCTACCCGATTATCGTCAAGGCAACCGCTGGCGGCGGTGGAAAAGGGATGCGAGTCGTCCACCATAGCGATGAACTTATTCAGGCGATTGAGCTTACTCAGGCTGAGGCTAAGGCTGCCTTTGCTAATGGCGATCTCTATATGGAGAAGTATCTTCAACATCCACGTCATATCGAGATACAGGTCCTCTCAGATGGCCAAGGCAACGCCATACATCTAGGTGAGCGAGACTGCTCTATGCAGCGTCGACATCAAAAAGTCTTGGAAGAGGCGCCAGCATTAGAGATAGATAGCGCCACACGCAGCAAAATAGGTAAGCTCTGCGCCAATGCGTGTATCGAGATAGGCTATCGCGGTGCAGGTACTTTCGAGTTTCTCTTCGAGGCTGGTGAGTTCTATTTTATCGAGATGAATACCCGCATTCAGGTCGAGCACCCCATCACTGAAATGATAACTGGCATCGATCTTATTCACGCCCAACTTGAGATAGCATCGGGCAGAGCGCTCACTATTAAACAGCAAGATATTCAACTTAACGGCCATAGCATAGAGTGCCGCATTAATGCTGAAGACCCCCACACCTTCACTCCTTCTCCCGGAACAATCACAGGCTTTCACGCCCCTGGCGGCATCGGCGTACGTTGGGACTCCCACCTCTACTCAGGTTACACGGTCCCTCCTTATTATGACTCCATGATAGGCAAGCTTATTACTTGGGGCACTACACGAGATCAAGCTATCGCCCGTATGCAAACTGCATTGGATGAGTTAACTATCGAAGGGATTTCGACAAACCAAGCTCTGCTCCAACAGATCCTAAAAGACAGAGGCTTTAGAGAGGGCGGACAGTCGATACACTACTTAGAAAAGCAGGTGCTCGAGAAGAAATAG
- the accB gene encoding acetyl-CoA carboxylase biotin carboxyl carrier protein: protein MDIRKIKKLIELVQESGIAELEVTEGEESVRICQHRDQTSASQTTQQIHTLANSPQVDNSQDDASDVDQVTDFDEKNTVISPMVGTFYLSPAPEAEPLCKVGQRVEQGDPICIIEAMKMMNQIEALRSGIVSKILVESGDGVEFDQALIIIEDE from the coding sequence ATGGACATTAGAAAAATTAAGAAGTTGATCGAGTTAGTACAGGAGTCAGGGATCGCCGAACTTGAGGTCACCGAGGGGGAGGAGTCGGTCAGGATCTGTCAGCATAGAGATCAAACAAGCGCTTCTCAAACCACTCAGCAGATCCACACCCTCGCCAACTCACCTCAAGTCGATAACAGCCAAGATGATGCTAGTGACGTTGATCAGGTCACCGACTTCGATGAAAAAAATACAGTGATCTCGCCTATGGTCGGTACCTTTTACCTCTCTCCGGCACCAGAGGCTGAACCATTGTGTAAAGTAGGCCAAAGGGTTGAGCAGGGCGACCCTATTTGCATTATCGAAGCGATGAAGATGATGAACCAGATAGAGGCCTTACGCTCCGGCATCGTCAGTAAAATCTTAGTTGAGAGTGGTGATGGCGTGGAGTTCGATCAAGCCTTAATCATTATTGAGGATGAATAG
- the aroQ gene encoding type II 3-dehydroquinate dehydratase: MSAKAKILLVNGPNLNLLGRREPGHYGHHTLDSIVQNMKNTANSADVELEHIQSNAEHELIDAIHSTDANFIIINPAAFTHTSVAIRDAILGVAIPFIEVHLSNVHAREPFRHHSYFSDKAVGVICGLGADGYQFALKSAINRLQGPSA; the protein is encoded by the coding sequence ATGAGCGCCAAAGCTAAGATTCTACTGGTCAATGGTCCCAATTTGAACCTGTTAGGGCGTCGTGAGCCCGGCCATTATGGTCATCACACTTTAGATAGTATCGTACAAAATATGAAAAATACGGCAAACAGTGCCGATGTTGAACTTGAGCATATTCAATCCAATGCCGAGCATGAACTTATTGATGCGATTCACAGCACAGATGCCAATTTTATCATCATCAATCCTGCTGCATTTACTCACACTAGCGTCGCCATTAGAGACGCCATTTTAGGAGTCGCGATCCCCTTTATTGAGGTTCACCTATCCAATGTTCATGCCCGCGAACCTTTCCGTCACCACTCCTATTTTTCAGATAAAGCCGTCGGTGTTATCTGTGGTTTAGGCGCCGATGGCTATCAGTTTGCCCTCAAGTCAGCCATTAATCGTTTGCAGGGCCCATCGGCTTAG
- a CDS encoding BRCT domain-containing protein, whose amino-acid sequence MSDNKFNIYVKPSDSDAKESLLAFINAVQSKNFQSLSNASEYCEVEHHLDVELSSSELDGVFNLKFWAVGSLTVEDFLAFLIEELNVSAVEAAVFIGDCGEYDFHFMSSEDDESFDEYDDHEWSWLENPVIEWEDQNIVLTGKFENYESRDELAEELEDLGANIRSSISKKTTLLVTGLRVGPSKLEKAKSLGVRIITENELMESMELC is encoded by the coding sequence ATGTCAGATAATAAGTTTAATATATATGTCAAACCAAGTGATTCTGATGCGAAAGAATCTTTACTCGCTTTTATAAACGCAGTTCAAAGTAAAAACTTCCAAAGCCTTTCTAATGCCAGCGAGTATTGTGAAGTTGAACATCATTTAGATGTTGAGTTGAGTAGCTCTGAGCTAGACGGGGTATTCAATTTAAAATTCTGGGCTGTTGGATCATTAACAGTAGAGGATTTTTTAGCTTTTCTGATTGAAGAGCTAAATGTGTCAGCAGTCGAAGCCGCTGTATTCATAGGAGACTGTGGAGAATATGATTTTCATTTTATGTCATCTGAGGATGATGAGTCATTTGATGAATATGATGATCATGAGTGGAGCTGGCTAGAAAATCCTGTTATTGAATGGGAAGATCAAAATATTGTTTTAACTGGAAAATTTGAAAACTACGAAAGTAGAGATGAATTAGCCGAGGAACTCGAAGATTTGGGAGCTAACATACGATCTTCTATTTCTAAAAAAACAACGTTGTTGGTAACTGGTTTAAGAGTTGGCCCATCTAAATTAGAAAAAGCTAAATCTTTAGGTGTCCGAATAATCACTGAAAATGAACTAATGGAATCAATGGAGTTGTGTTAA
- a CDS encoding MarR family winged helix-turn-helix transcriptional regulator: protein MFFLKELPTEVMLDKYTSDLTNGEKNSIIEALRIMRQASLLIRSIETYFSVHDLSQLRFLILIVIDREPNRSSLYPHEIASRLDVSRPVLTRTLKSLIEDGLLTSSNDETDKRAKKITLTKKGVTCLSKVIPGYFNEINKLME from the coding sequence ATGTTTTTTTTAAAGGAACTTCCAACCGAAGTAATGCTTGATAAATACACAAGTGATTTAACAAATGGTGAGAAAAACTCAATAATTGAAGCTCTCAGAATAATGAGACAAGCAAGCCTCCTAATAAGGAGTATAGAAACCTATTTTTCTGTTCATGATCTTTCACAATTAAGGTTTTTAATACTCATTGTTATTGATCGAGAGCCCAATAGAAGCAGCCTCTATCCACACGAAATAGCATCACGTTTAGACGTGTCACGGCCAGTACTAACGAGAACGTTAAAAAGTTTAATTGAGGATGGCTTACTGACTTCGAGTAATGATGAAACCGATAAAAGAGCAAAAAAAATTACACTGACAAAAAAAGGGGTTACCTGCTTATCTAAGGTGATTCCTGGGTATTTCAATGAAATAAATAAATTAATGGAATAA
- a CDS encoding putative quinol monooxygenase: MNEHTFIFAKITPKPKYFEVSKEAIMNIISQTRNEPGCLEFTLHEDGSGNLCLYEEWIDDNALKLHHEMDYTKAVFEAYTDWLAIPPEISKLIKQA, encoded by the coding sequence ATGAATGAGCACACGTTTATTTTTGCAAAGATAACACCAAAACCAAAATATTTTGAAGTATCTAAAGAAGCTATTATGAACATCATATCCCAGACTCGAAATGAACCTGGGTGTCTAGAGTTCACTCTCCATGAAGATGGATCTGGTAATTTGTGTTTATACGAAGAATGGATTGATGACAATGCTTTGAAACTTCACCATGAAATGGATTATACAAAAGCTGTTTTTGAAGCTTACACTGACTGGTTAGCAATCCCCCCTGAAATTTCTAAACTTATTAAGCAAGCCTAA
- the arfB gene encoding alternative ribosome rescue aminoacyl-tRNA hydrolase ArfB gives MIKISNSVSLQENEIEWQFIRSSGAGGQHLNKVSTAAQIIFDINASSLPEFYKQALLKKADHRITKSGKIIIKCQASRSQDFNRQTALEQFIELVASVAIVQKRRVATKPTKGSQRRRVDAKKQKGATKALRQNKDF, from the coding sequence ATGATTAAAATTTCAAATAGTGTCTCCCTTCAAGAAAATGAGATTGAATGGCAATTTATCCGCTCAAGTGGCGCTGGCGGTCAGCACCTAAATAAGGTCTCCACCGCCGCCCAGATTATCTTCGACATCAACGCCTCCTCCCTGCCAGAGTTTTATAAACAGGCACTGTTAAAAAAAGCCGACCACCGCATCACCAAGAGCGGTAAAATCATCATCAAGTGCCAAGCCAGCCGCAGCCAAGACTTTAATCGCCAAACCGCTTTGGAGCAGTTTATTGAACTGGTCGCCAGTGTGGCCATAGTACAGAAAAGACGGGTAGCGACCAAACCTACCAAGGGCAGCCAACGCAGGCGAGTCGATGCTAAAAAGCAGAAAGGGGCCACCAAGGCGCTGCGTCAAAACAAAGACTTTTGA
- a CDS encoding SpoIIAA family protein produces MLCKIPDIAEGVISLFASGRLSSSDYQEKLKPLIEQSRGEAGKVFLYVEADVLLEGWDANSLTGSGEVRLDNFDALVLVGGPDWFGNAVRLMGPFMQSEVAWYPLEAKVEAIAWMTERLEK; encoded by the coding sequence ATGTTGTGTAAAATCCCAGATATTGCAGAAGGTGTGATAAGCCTTTTTGCCAGTGGGCGTTTGTCGAGTTCAGACTATCAAGAGAAACTTAAACCCTTGATTGAACAGAGTCGTGGTGAGGCGGGGAAGGTTTTTCTCTATGTCGAAGCCGATGTATTACTTGAGGGATGGGATGCAAATTCACTGACTGGCAGTGGTGAAGTGCGTTTAGATAATTTCGATGCCTTAGTGCTTGTTGGTGGCCCTGATTGGTTTGGTAACGCTGTACGTTTGATGGGGCCTTTTATGCAAAGTGAGGTGGCTTGGTACCCGCTTGAGGCGAAAGTTGAAGCGATTGCTTGGATGACTGAACGCTTAGAGAAGTAG
- a CDS encoding DUF3012 domain-containing protein gives MASVFVISLSGCAPEVGSEKWCKQMSEKDKGDWSTNEATDYAKHCVFK, from the coding sequence ATGGCGAGTGTGTTTGTTATCAGCCTAAGTGGTTGTGCACCTGAGGTGGGCAGCGAGAAGTGGTGTAAGCAGATGAGCGAAAAAGATAAGGGTGATTGGTCAACGAACGAAGCTACTGATTACGCTAAGCACTGCGTATTTAAGTAA